The DNA sequence CAGACTCGGGCGGGTTCGCGGACCCGCGCGTCGAGCAGCGCGTAGCAGGCGTCGATGATGATGTTGAGCAGGAAGATGCTGACGGCGGTGAGCAGCACGGCGGCCTGTAGGACGGCGAAGTCGCGTTGCAGGATCGCGTCGATCATCAGCTTGCCGATGCCGGGCCAGCCGAAGATGGCCTCGACCACCACCGCGCCGTTGATGAGGCTGACCATCAGGTCGCCGGCGACGGTGAGCGCGGGTGCTGCGGCGTTGCGCAGCGCGTGGTGGGACACGACGCGGAAGTCGCCGGCGCCCTTGCTGCGTGCCAGCCGGATGTAGGGCGCCGACAGGGCCGAGACCATCGCCCCGCGCACCACCTGGGTGAGCACACCCAGGGGACGGATCATCAGCGTCGCGACGGGCAGGATCCAGGACAGCACACCGGCGTCGACACCCGAGGTGGGCAGCACTCCGAGGAGCACCGCGAACAGCCACACCCCGGTGATGGCGAACCAGAAGTCGGGGATGGACGCCGCGGTCATCGACAGCAGGCTGGAGAACCGGTCGGCCAGCGAGTTCGGGCGGTAGGCGGCCCAGCAGCCGACGACGACGGCTCCGACGATCGCCAGCAGCATCGTCGCGAACGCGAGTTGCAGCGTGGCGGGGAAGGCGCGCAACGCCATCTCCGCGGCCGATTCACCGGTGCGCAGCGAGGTGCCGAAGTCCAGGTGCAGGACGCCCTTGAAGTAGTCGACCAACTGGGTGATCAGCGGATCGTTGAATCCGTTCTGCTCGGCGAACGCGGCACGCTGCTCGGGGGTGGCCGACTCCGACAGGTACAGGTTCGTCGGGTCACCGGTGAGCCGGGCGAGCAGGAACACCCCGAGCAGGACGATGATCAGCGGGAGGGCGCTGGTGTACATCCGGCGCCGGACGAAGGAGAACATGGGCTGGGCCTTCCTGTTTCTCAGGACTTGTCGGTCCGGTCGGCGGCGGGTGACATTGCGGCCAGGCGCATCTCGTCGCCGGTCGCCGAATTGGGGGTGTAGTCGACGCGTGGCGACTTGCCGAGGATGCCGCGCATGTGGGCGAGGTAGGCCATCTGCATGATCTGCTGGGGCTCCTCGGCGAACAGTTCGGCGAACGCATCCTGGCGGGCCTCGCCCTCGAGTTGCTCGGCGGCCCGGATCTTCGCGTCGAACTCCGCTGTGCCGTAGGCGCTCTGCGGTCCGTCGGAGAGCATGTACTGGTCCATCGTGAACGCGGCGTCCCCGGCCTGGTTGCCGTGCATGATCATCAGCAGGTAGGGCCCGGTGTTCGGGGGGAACGGCCGCAGCTGGTACTCGAGCTGGGAGGCGGTGTCCATCATCTCGATCTTGACGTTGAGGCCGATCTCGGCGAACTCGCTCTGCAGCACCTCGATGGTCTCGGCGATCTTGGGGAACTGCGCGGTGCGTCCGATCAGACGGATCTCCCTGTCCACCGGCACACCGTCGGTGCGCGCCTCATCGATCAGCGCCTTGGCCTTGTCGGTGTCGTGCGGCCAGGGCTGTAACTGGTCGTTGTAGCCGACCACTCCGGACGGGATCAGCTGGGCGGCGGGCTGACCCAAATCGCGGAACAGGGCCTTGACGATGCCGGTGCGGTTGGTGGCGTAGTTGATGGCCTGGCGGACGCGGATGTCGTCGAGTGGCGGCTCGGTGGCCTGCATGCGCAGTGCGGTGGTCTCGTTGTTCTGGAACGGCACCCCGAGGTCGCCGGCGCCGTCCTCGGGGCCGAGTCCGGTGGCGATGTCGGCTTCGTCGTTGGTGATCATCGCCGCGCGTACGCTTCCCTCACTGCGCCACTGGTATTCGGCGACCGGGAACGCCGGCGCGTCACCCCAGTAGGTGTCGTTGCGGGCCAGGATCAGCTTCTGTCCGTACTCCCAGTCGCGGATCGCGTAGGGCCCGGTGCCGATCGGCTCGCGCACCTTCTCGGTCATGCTGGTGGTGCGGGGCACGATCTCGACGAACGAGAGGCGTAGCGGCAGAATCGGATCCGGTTTGGTGGTGCCGACCACGACGGTGTTCTCGTCGGGGGTCTGCAGGGTCAGCACCTCGTCACCGAAGACGTAACCGTCGACGTTGCACTGCAGATCGGAGTTGACCGCGCGGTCGATCGAGAATGCGGCGTCCTCGGCGGTGAACGGCGCCCCGTCGGAGAAGGTCACACCGTCGCGCAGGGTGAACGTCCACTCGGTGGGGCTGCTCTGCTCCCAGTCGGTGGCCAGCAGCGGCTCCAGGTCACCGGTGGTCGGGTTGCGCTCCACCAGCGGCTCGGTGATGTTGGAGCGCACCACGACGCCGGTGGAGGTCAGTGAGCTCTCGCAGGGTTCGAGCGTGGGGGGCTCCTGGGGCAGGACGATGCGCAGCGTGTTGAGGTCGTATCCGCCTCCGCCGGAGTTGGCGACCGAGCAGCCGCTGGCGGCGACGGCGACTCCCGCGAGGGCCATCGCGGTCAGGCGCCGTGTGTTCCGCTTCATCGATCCTCCCGGGGATGGGAATGTCTGGCGTCTACGTATGTAGATGCGATGTGTGATGACAGCCACACGCTATGGCGGCGTTTTGGAGACCGTCAACCCTGCTCAAATGGCCGTATCCGGGGGATTTTCGGGTGTAGGAAACGCTGCCGCTGCGTCGTCACACCGGCCCTGAGCTGGTATTTCGACCGCAGCGGTGCGGTCGTGATACCCCGGCGCGGGGCGAACTCGGATAGCTATGCGGTTTGGCTATCAGTCCATGCTATTTCGGACGTGGACGGGTATCCGCAGGTCGCCGTAGCGTGAAGAGCACTATGACTGCGTCCACCGAGCATCGCCCAGCCGCGACGAAGCGAACCGTCCTGCAGGTCGGCCCCCTGAAACCGTCGCTGTCGGCCACGCTGGTCGACGACTACGCCGCCTGGGTGCTGCCCGACGCCGGTGAGGAACGTCAGAGCTTTCTGTCGCAGCACGGCGCCGAGATCACCGCGGTGGTGACCTCCGGCCGGACCGGCGTGGACGCCGAGTTGTTTGCGGCGCTGCCGAACCTCGGCGCGGTCGTCAACTTCGGCGTCGGTTACGACACCACCGACATCGACGCCGCCGCGGCGCGAGGCGTGGCGGTCAGTAACACCCCCGACGTGCTGACCGACTGTGTGGCCGACACCGCTGTCGGGCTGATGATCGACACGCTGCGCCAGTTCTCGGCCGCCGACCGCTACCTGCGTGCCGGCCGCTGGCCGGTGGACGGCAACTATCCGCTGACCCGTCAGGTCAGCAACACCCGCGTCGGCATTGTCGGCCTGGGCCGGATCGGGACGGCGATTGCGTTGCGGCTGAGCGCTTTCGGCTGCTCGATCAGCTACCACAACCGGCGCGAGGTGCCGGACTCGCCCTACACCTACGCCGCATCGCCGGTGGACCTGGCACGCGGGGTCGACGTGCTGATCGTGGCCGCGGCCGGCGGCGACGGCACCCGCAATCTGGTGGACCGCGCCGTGCTGGATGCGCTGGGATCCGACGGCTACCTGATCAACATCGCCCGCGGCAGCGTGGTCGACCAGGACGCGTTGGTGTCGGCGCTGCTGGACGGCCGCCTCGCCGGCGCGGGCCTGGACGTGTTCACCGACGAGCCGCAGGTGCCGGAGCAGCTGTTCGCGCTGGACAACGTCGTGCTGCTGCCACACGTCGCCAGCGGCACGGTGCAGACGCGCGCCGCGATGGAGGCGCTGACCCTGCGCAACCTCGACGAATTCCTCGCCACCGGCGCGCTGATCACCCCGGTCCCGCTGCCCGCCGCCGCGAAATAGGATTCCGGGCTGCGCCCGGACCCGCGATCGCAGCCCTGGCTTCTCACTCGCGACGAGCGCGGCCAGCGCCGCGATAATGGCGGGCCCCGAAAAGACCGGGGCCCGCGTCAGGTCAGCGGCGGACGGCGCACCCGGCGGCGATGTTGTGGCAGTGGCCGTCGCCCTTGCAGGTGGCGCAGTGGCAGCGGCAGCCCTGGTTTCTCAACTTCTCGGAGATCTTGTGGTCATCTCTAGCCATGACATGCTCCTTTGCGAATATGTCGATGGTAGAGCCGCGACGCAGCTCAGCGGGCCGAAATCGCAGACGCGGCCAACTGGCGTTCACGAACAGTTCCCGTGACGGCCCGGCCGCCGAGAGACACCCGTCGCCTGCCGGCCATCGCCCGGACAGGCCGCTCTCCGACACTGCGCCGTGTCGCCCAATATCAGCCGCCGCACCGTCCTCAAGGGCGCGGCAGGCCTGGCCGCCGCTCCACTGCTCGGATTCACCGGGACACCCCGCCGCGGACCCGTCCCGGCCGACCCGTTCACCCTCGGGGTGGCTTCGGGGGATCCGAGTCCCGACGGTGCCGTGATCTGGACGCGGCTGGCACCGCGACCGCTGGCCGACGACGGCCTGGGCGGTATGCCAGCGCGCACCGTGGAGGTGCAGTGGGAGATCGCCGCCGACGAGGCGTTCACCCGGCCGCTGCAGCGGGGTCATGCCGTCGCCGCCCCCGAGGACGCGCACAGCGTGCACGTCGAGTTGGCCGGGCTGCCGACCGCCGGCGAATACTTCTACCGGTTCCGTGCCGAGGGTTATCTCTCGCCGGTCGGTCGCACCCGCACGACGCCGGCGCCGGACGCCCTGAACGCGACCTTGACGATGTGCGCGGCGTCGTGCTCGAACTATCAGCACGGCTGGTTCACCGCATACCGCCGCCTCGCCGAGGAGCATCCCGATGTTGTTGTGCACCTGGGTGACTACCTCTATGAGTACGCCGCCAGTGGTGAGCGGGTGCGCGATCACGCCGGCCCGGAGACCGTGACGCTGGCGCACTACCGCCAGCGTCACGCCCAGTACCGCACCGACCCCGACCTGCAGGCGGCGCACGCCGCGGCGCCGTGGCTGGTGGTGTTCGACGACCACGAGCTGGCCGACAACTGGGCCGGTGACATCCCGAAGACACCCGATGCCGGGTTCCCTGCACGCAGGGCTGCGGCGCTGCAGGCGTACTACGAGAACATGCCGCTGCGCGCATCCGCGAAGGCCCGGAACGGCGGCATGCGGTTGTACCGCCTCGTCGAATGGGGCGCGCTGGCAACATTTCACATGCTCGACACCCGACAGTACCGCTCCGATCAGGCGTGCGGCGACCGGTACCGCAGTGACTGCGCGGAGCGCTTCGACCCGCACCGCACCCTGCTCGGCACAGACCAACAGCGTTGGCTGCTCGACGGTTTCGCGCAGTCGCGGGCTCGCTGGGATCTGCTGGCACAGCAGGTGTTCTTCGCGCCGCTGGAGCTCGCCGCCGGCCCGGCGCGCGGCGCCAACCTGGATGCGTGGGACGGTTACGTCGCCGAGCGGGACCGCGTCATCGCCGGTATCGCCGACTCGGCGGTGCGCAACGGCGTGGTCCTCACCGGAGACGTACACGCGCACTGGGCCGCTGAGATCCGCAGGCACCCGGAGGATCCGCTGTCGGCTCCGGTGGCCACCGAGTTGGTGACGACGTCGATCACTTCCGGCGGCGACGGATCCGACACCCGAGCCGATGTCGAGGCAATCCTGCCGGAGAACCCGCACATCCGGTACTTCAGCAACCGGCGCGGCTATCTGCGTGCGACGCTCACTCCCGACGAGCTGCGCGCGGACTTCCGCACCGTGCCGTTCGTGACCCGGCCGGGCGGCCCGGTGACGACGGGCGCGTCGTTCGTGATTCCCGACCGGCTTCCTCAGCTGCTCTAGACGACCTCTTCGACGAGCGCGTCGGTGGTCCACTCCTGCTGCGGCAGAACGTCTTTGAGCAACCGCACCAGTGCCGGGTTGGTGGAGTCGCCACGCCACACGGCGTCCAGTTCCACCGGCCGTTCCCGGAAAGCCCCGATCGTGCGGAACACCACGCCCTCGGGATGCAGCGTGGCCGCGGACGCCGGCACCAGCGCCAGTCCGATGCCCGAGCGCACCAGCACCAGCATGGTGTGCACCTGGGTGACGTACTGCACGTAGCGCGGGGTGGCGCCGGCGATGGTGAACGTGCTGATCAGCAGCTCGTTGAAGTAGCGGGCCTGCACCGGGGAGTACATGATCAGGTCCTCGCCGTCGAGGTCGTTGAGCGTCAGCTGCCGCGACAGGCCCGACAGCGGGTGCTCGGCGGGCAGCGCGACCACCAGCTGCTCGTGCAGCAGCGGGCGCGACACCAGACCGGGCCGCTTCAACGGCGGGCGGGCCATCCCGAGGTCCAGCTCACCGGACATCAGGCCGTCGATCTGGGCTGATGTCACCATTTCGCGCAGGTCCAGCTTCACGTCGGGCAGCCGCTCGCGGGCCCGTGCCAGCAGCCGCGGCAGCACGGCGTGCGCGGAGGCCGCGGTGAAGCCGACGACGACGGTGCCGAGGTCACCGGCGGGGATGCGTTTGACGGTCTGCGCGGCGCCTTCGGCCAGTTGCAGGATGCGGCGGGCGTCGGGCAGGAACGCTGCGCCCGCCGGGGTCAGGGTGACGGTCCGGGTGGTGCGATCGATCAGCTGAACGCCCAGTTCGCTTTCCAGTTGCTGCAGCTGGCGCGACAGCGGCGGCTGGGTCATGTGCAGGCGTTCGGCGGCGCGACCGAAGTGCAGCTCCTCGGCCACGGCGACGAAGCACTGCAACCGGGCCAACGAGAACACCGATGCACTCCTCGTATCAGTCTGCGCCTGTTGAGGCGCGGCACGGCATCAGTGTAGTGCCGACGATTCAGACGGGGGTGAGCTTGATGGCCGCGAGTCCGAGCCGGCCGACCGCGTCCTGCCAGTCGGCCGCCGAGGGGACCCGGTCGTCGCGGAACGTCAACCCCATGTAGCGCTGAGCCCGCTTGGCGCCGTAGGACTTCGCCAAGCGGTCGACGATGTCGACGACTGCGGCCGGTTCGGTGATCAGTTCACCGCGCATCGCGGTCCTGTTCCCCCGGTGATGCACGACGGCGTCACCACCGCCGCGGAAGTTGTACTTCCAGTTCGCTTCCAGCACGGCATACAGATCGCCCTCCAGACGGTGCGCGCTGACCGGCACGGAATACCGCCGCCCGGTCTTGCGCCCGGTGAACTCGACGAGCATGAACTCGCCGAGCGGGCGCCCCAGCGGAGTGCGCAGCACCCGTCGCAGAACCGGGTTGGCCACCTTGAGCAGTGCCTCGGGTGGGTGAGCGGCGTCGATCGCCGCGGGTTGTTCCGTCATGCGACCACGGTAGAACTACCAGCGCGGGCTGGCGGTCTGGAACGACGGATCGATGCTGCGCATGTAGCCGGTGTCGTCGCGGTCGCGGATCCCGCAGCGCAGGTACTGCTCGTGCAGCGCCGCCAGCGCGTCGTCGTCGATGTCGACGCCCAGCCCCGGTGTCGTCGGAACCGGCACCGACCCGTCAACGAACGACAGCACACCGGGCGCGACGACGTCCTCGCTCTTCCACGGCCAGTGCGTGTCACACGCATAGGTCAGATTCGGGGTGGCCGCGGCCAGGTGCACCATCGCGGCCAGGCTGATGCCCAGATGCGAATTGGAGTGCATCGACAGCCCCAGCCCGAACGTTTCGCAGATGCCGGCCAGCAGCCGCGACCGCTGCAGGCCGCCCCAGTAGTGGTGATCGGAAAGCACCACCCGCACCGAGCTCTTGGCGACCGCGGGGGCGAGTTCGTCGAACGCGACGACGCACATGTTCGTGGCCAGCGGCATCGGCGCCTGCGCGGCCACCTCGGCCATCCCGTCCAGGCCCGGGGTGGGGTCCTCCAGATACTCGAGGATGCCGGCCAGCCCGGAGGCGACCTTGACCGAGGTCTGCGGTGTCCAGGCGGCGTTGGGGTCCAGGCGCAGCGGCATCCCGGGGAACGCGGCGGCCAGCGCCTCGATCGCCGCCATCTCCTCCTCCGGTGCGAACACCCCGCCCTTGAGTTTGACGGCGGTGAAACCGTATTCGTCGACGATGCGCCGCGCCTGGGCGACGATGCCGTCCGGGTCGAGCGCGGCGCCGAACGCATCGGGTTCGGCGCCGGGGTGGGCGGCCCACTTGTAGAACAGGTACGCGCTGAACGGCACGGCATCGCGCACCGCACCGCCGAGCAGATCCGACACGGGCCTCCCGAGCGCGCGGCCCTGCACGTCCAGGCAGGCCACCTCGAACGGGGACAGCACCTGGTCCACGGCACTGGCCGAGGTGATCATCCCGGCGGTGCCCACGGCCGCGGTGTCGCCGCGTAGCGTGTCAGCGATCGCCGCGCGGATCATGTTGAGCGCGAACACATCCAGACCCGTGATCGCGTCGGCGGCGGCCCGCAGCCGGGCCAGGTGCCGGGTGTCGGCGTAGGTCTCGCCCAGGCCGACGAGGCCCGCGTCGGTGTCCAGCTGGATGATGGCGCGCAGCGCGTACGGCTGGTGCACACCGACGGTGTTGAGCAGCGGCGGGTCGCGGAACGCGACCGGGGTGATGCGGGCGCCGGTGATGCGCAGCGGGCCCACGGTCAGATCGCCTGCGACAGTGCGCCGGTCATCACGGCGCGGCCGGCGGCGACGATCGAGGCCAGCTCGTCGATGTCGGTCGCGGTGGGCATCACCAGCGGCGGACGCACCGGCCCGGCGGGCACGCCTTCCATCGTGACGCCTGCCTTGACCAGCGAGACCGCGTAGCCGGGGACGGTGTCGCGCAACCGCACCAGCGGGTGGAAGAAGGTGCGCAACAGGTCCTCGGCGAGGTGGCGGTTGTCGGCTTCCAGCGCGTCGTAGAAGGCCAGCGCCAAGTCGGGTGCGAACGCGAACGTCGCCGACGAGTACAGCGGCACCCCGATCGCCCGGTAGGCCTGCTGCGTGGTCTCGGCGGTGGGCAGCCCGTTGAAGAACAGGAAGTCGGGGTCGACCTCGCTGGTGATGGCCGACACGATGCGCGCGACCTGGTCGAGGTTGCCGGTGCCGTCCTTGAACCCGACGACGTTGTCGATCTTCGCCACCGCCACCGCCGACGCCTCGGTGAACCGCGCGTTGCCGCGGTTGTAGACGATGACGGGAAGGTCGGTCGCGCCGGCGACGGCGCGGGTGTAGTCGACCAGGCCGGGCTGGGGCACCTCGACGAGGTAGGGGGGAAGCAGGAGCAGCCCGTCGGCGCCCACCTGCTGCGCGACCGTCGCGAACCGCTTGGCCTGCGCCACCGATCCGCCCGCACCGGCATAGACGGGAACCCGCCCGGCGACCACGTCCACCGCGGTGCGGACGACGGTGCTGAACTCCTGGTCGTCGAGGGCGTGGAATTCGCCGGTGCCGCAGGCGACGAACACGCCGCCCGGCCCGGCTGCGACCCCTTTGGCGATGTGGTCGGCCAGGGCGTCGACGTCGACGTCGCCGGTCTCGGTGAACGGGGTGACGGGGAAGAACAGCACTCCGTCGAAGGACGGGCGGGACGTGGAACGCATCAAGGGCTCCTAGCAGGGGTTGTCGGGCCTGGGGCCCGGTCGGTGGGTGGGGTCAGTCCTGGCTGAGCCGGCCGTCGATGCGCCGCCACAGGTGATCGGGGTTGCCGTCCGCAATTGCACTGGGCAGCAGGGACTTCGGAACATTCTGGTAGCACACCGGCCGCAGGAAGCGTTCGATCGCGCGGCTACCCACGGAGGTGCTGCGGGAGTCGGACGTCGCCGGGAACGGGCCGCCGTGCACCATGGCGTGGCTGACCTCGACGCCGGTGGGCCACCCGCCGAACAGGATCCGTCCGGCCTTGAGCTCCAGGCGCGGCAGCAGTTCGGCAGCGGCGTCGAGGTCGGAGTCGTCGGCGTGCACGGTCGCGGTCAGCTGCCCTTCGATACCGTCGGCGACGGCGTGCATCTCCGCGGCGTCGGCGCAGCGCACGATCAGGCTCGACGAGCCGAACACCTCGGCCTGCAGCGCCTCGGAGTTCAGGAAGCTCTCCGCATCGGTGGTGAACAGGGCTGCGTGGCAACCGCATTCGTTGCTCGCGTCCTGGCCGCGGCCGACCAGCTCGGCCGCCCCGGACAGCGCGGTGACGCCCTCGGCGTAGCTGCGGGCGATGGCCGGGGTGAGCATGGGTGTGGCCGGGGCCTGTGCCAGCGCCTCGCGGGCTGCGGCGACGAATGCGTCGAGGCCCGGGCCGTCGACGGCGATGACCAGTCCGGGGTTGGTGCAGAACTGCCCGGATCCCATCGTCAACGATGCGACGAACGCGCGGCCGAGTTCGTTGCCGCGGCCGGCCAGGGCGCCGTCGAGGACGAAGACGGGGTTGATGGAGCTCATCTCGGCGTAGACCGGGATGGGTTCGGGTCGTGCGGCAGCGGCGGCGACCAGGGCGGTGCCACCCGAGCGGGATCCGGTGAAGCCGACGGCTTTGATCCGCGGATCGGTCACGAGCGCGATCCCGAGGCCGGCGCCCGAACCGAACAGCAGTGAGAACGTTCCCGCGGGCATGCCGGATTCGGCGACCGCGGCGGTGACGGCGCGTCCGACCAGCTCGGAGGTGCCGGGGTGGGCGTCGTGGGCCTTGACCACGACCGGACATCCGGCGGCCAGTGCGGAGGCGGTGTCCCCGCCGGCGACCGAGAAGGCCAGCGGGAAGTTCGAGGCGCCGAACACGGCGACGGGACCCAGTCCGATGAAGCGTTGGCGCAGGTCCGGGCGGGGCAGCGGGGACCGGTCGGGCAGGGCGGTGTCGATGCGGGCCCCCTGGTAACTGCCTTCGCGCAGCACTTCGGCGAACAGGCGCAGCTGCCCGGTGGTGCGGCCGACCTCGCCGGTGATGCGTGCCTGCGGCAGCCCGGTTTCGGCGACGGCGCGCGCGATCAGGGGCTCGCTGATCGCCTCGATCTGCCCAGCGATCGCCTCGAGGAAGCGGGCCCGTTGGTCGGAGGTGGTGGCGCGGTAGGTACCGAACGCGTCGGCGGCCGCGGCGCAGGCGGCGTCGACGTTGCCGGCGTCACCGTGGTGATACGGCGGGTCCAGCGCGGCGCCGGCGGCGGGGTCGAACGCGTGGATCTGCGTGCCCGTCCCGCGCACGGGCGTCCCGGCGATGATCATCTGACCGGTGAGACGGTGGGTTTCGGGAATCGTCGCAGTCATGACGTCAACGGTATGAGGCATATCCATGCCTGTCCAAGACCATTTCTCACATCATTGATGCGTCGATTAGATCAATCGACGCACCTGGCCCGGGTGCCTCAGGACAGGGCGAGGTGGCTTTCGATGAGCGCGACCAGCGCGTCGGTGGCCGCAGTGTCTCCCGAGATGTCGACCTGGTCGGAACGCACCGCGTCGCTGAGCGTGAGCTGCCTGCCGAGCAGCGCGGCGACCGTCGGCGCCGCGGCCCGCACGGTGACGTCGGGTGGCGTCGCGGCCGGCCCGGGCGCCACCCGCATTCGTCCGCCGCGGACCTGCAGGCAGGCGGTGCTGTCCCCGATGTGGAACTCGTAGAGCGCATCGGGGCCGGGGTCCATGTCGCCGGTGAGATCGGCGGCCAGGAAGCTCAGTAGCCATTCGGCCCGGAAGGCCTCGCGGCCGACGTCGGCGTCGGTCATCTGGTGCCGGGCACCCCAGGTGGCGAGCGGAATCATGGCGAGTGCGAGTTCGCGGCCGGCCTCGGAGAGCTCGTAGACCACCGCGGAGCCGGGTTGTCCGACGGCGAGGCGGCGCTGGATGACGCCGTCGGTCTCGAGCTGGCGGACGCGGGTGGCCAGCAGGCTGGTCCCGATTCCGGGAAGAGCGTCGGCCAGGTCGGTGTAGCGCTTCGGTCCCGTGCCCAGCTCACGCACGATCAGCAGCGTCCAGCGCTCGCCGACCACGTCGAGGGCATGGGCCAGCCCGCAGAACTGTCCGTAGGTCTTGCGTGCCACGTCCGCCATGGTACCCATTCACTCACATTTCAATCGCAAAGTACAAATTCTGTTGGCAACTTCTATTTCTTATGTTACGTTCGGAATCAGTTCGGGCGCTTCGCGGAATCCGAGCCGCGGCCAGCCCACGAGGTGAGGTGAAATGACATGGCTTCTCTGTCCATGGATTCCGTGACCGGTGCGCATGCCCGGCGGTGGTCGCTGTCTGCTCTGTTGCGGTGGCTGCAGGCGCCCATCGCGCCGCAGTCCACGGCGTTGGTGCGGGACGACACGACGACCGCCGGCCCGGCCAAGCCCGGCAAGCGCCACTACCCGGCGCAGCGGGACCGGGTCTTCGAGCAGGCCGCGATGGCCCGGGAGATGTACCGACTCTGACCACGGCGCTTGCCGGACCGTCGCACCGCCGGCAGAACACCCAGCGAAACCCTGCTCATCCCCGGTATCCCGGGTTTCCCGGCTCGGGGGCGACCGCGGCGGACATGAGGTAGCTTCAACGCACGAACCGATTGGCCGCAGCCGAGGAGACCAGCGGTGAATGCGACACCATTCGGGCACTATCGGCTTCAGAAGCTGATCGGCCGGGGCGGGATGGGCGAGGTCTATCAGGCCTACGACACCAGGACCGACCGTGTCGTCGCGCTGAAGGTGCTGCCGCACCACATGGCCGAGGACGAGGTCTTCCAGGCTCGGTTCCGCCGTGAATCCCAATCCGCCGCAGGGATCAACGACCCGCACGTCGTGCCCATCCACAGCTACGGCGAGATCGACGGCCGGCTCTACCTCGACATGCGCCTGATCGAGGGCCGCAATCTGGGCGCGATGCTCGCCGAGACGGAGAAGCCGCTCGGGGCGCCGTTCGCGGTGCACGTCGTCGAGCAGGTCGCGCACGCGCTGGACTCCGCGCACAAAGCCGGGCTCATCCACCGC is a window from the Mycolicibacterium poriferae genome containing:
- a CDS encoding ABC transporter permease, yielding MFSFVRRRMYTSALPLIIVLLGVFLLARLTGDPTNLYLSESATPEQRAAFAEQNGFNDPLITQLVDYFKGVLHLDFGTSLRTGESAAEMALRAFPATLQLAFATMLLAIVGAVVVGCWAAYRPNSLADRFSSLLSMTAASIPDFWFAITGVWLFAVLLGVLPTSGVDAGVLSWILPVATLMIRPLGVLTQVVRGAMVSALSAPYIRLARSKGAGDFRVVSHHALRNAAAPALTVAGDLMVSLINGAVVVEAIFGWPGIGKLMIDAILQRDFAVLQAAVLLTAVSIFLLNIIIDACYALLDARVREPARV
- a CDS encoding ABC transporter substrate-binding protein; this encodes MKRNTRRLTAMALAGVAVAASGCSVANSGGGGYDLNTLRIVLPQEPPTLEPCESSLTSTGVVVRSNITEPLVERNPTTGDLEPLLATDWEQSSPTEWTFTLRDGVTFSDGAPFTAEDAAFSIDRAVNSDLQCNVDGYVFGDEVLTLQTPDENTVVVGTTKPDPILPLRLSFVEIVPRTTSMTEKVREPIGTGPYAIRDWEYGQKLILARNDTYWGDAPAFPVAEYQWRSEGSVRAAMITNDEADIATGLGPEDGAGDLGVPFQNNETTALRMQATEPPLDDIRVRQAINYATNRTGIVKALFRDLGQPAAQLIPSGVVGYNDQLQPWPHDTDKAKALIDEARTDGVPVDREIRLIGRTAQFPKIAETIEVLQSEFAEIGLNVKIEMMDTASQLEYQLRPFPPNTGPYLLMIMHGNQAGDAAFTMDQYMLSDGPQSAYGTAEFDAKIRAAEQLEGEARQDAFAELFAEEPQQIMQMAYLAHMRGILGKSPRVDYTPNSATGDEMRLAAMSPAADRTDKS
- a CDS encoding 2-hydroxyacid dehydrogenase encodes the protein MTASTEHRPAATKRTVLQVGPLKPSLSATLVDDYAAWVLPDAGEERQSFLSQHGAEITAVVTSGRTGVDAELFAALPNLGAVVNFGVGYDTTDIDAAAARGVAVSNTPDVLTDCVADTAVGLMIDTLRQFSAADRYLRAGRWPVDGNYPLTRQVSNTRVGIVGLGRIGTAIALRLSAFGCSISYHNRREVPDSPYTYAASPVDLARGVDVLIVAAAGGDGTRNLVDRAVLDALGSDGYLINIARGSVVDQDALVSALLDGRLAGAGLDVFTDEPQVPEQLFALDNVVLLPHVASGTVQTRAAMEALTLRNLDEFLATGALITPVPLPAAAK
- a CDS encoding calcium-binding protein, with amino-acid sequence MARDDHKISEKLRNQGCRCHCATCKGDGHCHNIAAGCAVRR
- a CDS encoding alkaline phosphatase D family protein; the encoded protein is MSPNISRRTVLKGAAGLAAAPLLGFTGTPRRGPVPADPFTLGVASGDPSPDGAVIWTRLAPRPLADDGLGGMPARTVEVQWEIAADEAFTRPLQRGHAVAAPEDAHSVHVELAGLPTAGEYFYRFRAEGYLSPVGRTRTTPAPDALNATLTMCAASCSNYQHGWFTAYRRLAEEHPDVVVHLGDYLYEYAASGERVRDHAGPETVTLAHYRQRHAQYRTDPDLQAAHAAAPWLVVFDDHELADNWAGDIPKTPDAGFPARRAAALQAYYENMPLRASAKARNGGMRLYRLVEWGALATFHMLDTRQYRSDQACGDRYRSDCAERFDPHRTLLGTDQQRWLLDGFAQSRARWDLLAQQVFFAPLELAAGPARGANLDAWDGYVAERDRVIAGIADSAVRNGVVLTGDVHAHWAAEIRRHPEDPLSAPVATELVTTSITSGGDGSDTRADVEAILPENPHIRYFSNRRGYLRATLTPDELRADFRTVPFVTRPGGPVTTGASFVIPDRLPQLL
- a CDS encoding LysR substrate-binding domain-containing protein, whose translation is MFSLARLQCFVAVAEELHFGRAAERLHMTQPPLSRQLQQLESELGVQLIDRTTRTVTLTPAGAAFLPDARRILQLAEGAAQTVKRIPAGDLGTVVVGFTAASAHAVLPRLLARARERLPDVKLDLREMVTSAQIDGLMSGELDLGMARPPLKRPGLVSRPLLHEQLVVALPAEHPLSGLSRQLTLNDLDGEDLIMYSPVQARYFNELLISTFTIAGATPRYVQYVTQVHTMLVLVRSGIGLALVPASAATLHPEGVVFRTIGAFRERPVELDAVWRGDSTNPALVRLLKDVLPQQEWTTDALVEEVV
- a CDS encoding enolase C-terminal domain-like protein, whose product is MTVGPLRITGARITPVAFRDPPLLNTVGVHQPYALRAIIQLDTDAGLVGLGETYADTRHLARLRAAADAITGLDVFALNMIRAAIADTLRGDTAAVGTAGMITSASAVDQVLSPFEVACLDVQGRALGRPVSDLLGGAVRDAVPFSAYLFYKWAAHPGAEPDAFGAALDPDGIVAQARRIVDEYGFTAVKLKGGVFAPEEEMAAIEALAAAFPGMPLRLDPNAAWTPQTSVKVASGLAGILEYLEDPTPGLDGMAEVAAQAPMPLATNMCVVAFDELAPAVAKSSVRVVLSDHHYWGGLQRSRLLAGICETFGLGLSMHSNSHLGISLAAMVHLAAATPNLTYACDTHWPWKSEDVVAPGVLSFVDGSVPVPTTPGLGVDIDDDALAALHEQYLRCGIRDRDDTGYMRSIDPSFQTASPRW
- a CDS encoding 5-dehydro-4-deoxyglucarate dehydratase, with amino-acid sequence MRSTSRPSFDGVLFFPVTPFTETGDVDVDALADHIAKGVAAGPGGVFVACGTGEFHALDDQEFSTVVRTAVDVVAGRVPVYAGAGGSVAQAKRFATVAQQVGADGLLLLPPYLVEVPQPGLVDYTRAVAGATDLPVIVYNRGNARFTEASAVAVAKIDNVVGFKDGTGNLDQVARIVSAITSEVDPDFLFFNGLPTAETTQQAYRAIGVPLYSSATFAFAPDLALAFYDALEADNRHLAEDLLRTFFHPLVRLRDTVPGYAVSLVKAGVTMEGVPAGPVRPPLVMPTATDIDELASIVAAGRAVMTGALSQAI